The stretch of DNA TTCGACGACGACTACGAGTGGGAGCGAACCCACGATATGCTGCTCGACCGGCACAAGTAGCCTCCGTATTCCTCCGGAGACGGATCGCGAACCGATTTTTTTCTTCGCAACATATTTTTTCCATGGACCAAAACAACTAGGTATGAGTACGCTCGATACGGAACGTCGGATTCTCTCCGTCCTCGAAGAGGACGCACAGGCGTCCTACGGGGAGATCGCCGACCGGGCCGGTGTCTCGAAGCCGACGGTCAGAAAGTACATCCAACAGATGGAGGAGGACGGCGTCATCGTCGGCTACACCGCGGAGGTGGATCCGAAGAAGCTCTCGGGGCAGTCCATCGCCATCGTCGGTATCCAAGTCGAGAGCGAACGCTACGTCGAGGTGACCCGCGCGCTGAAGGAGATGGACGCCGTCGAAACGCTCTATACGTCCTCCGGCGACCACATGCTGATGGCGGAGGTCCGAGCGACCGACGGCGGCGCCCTTGGCAACGTGATCAACGACGACATCCTCGACATCGACGGCGTGACCGCCACGCATCCCTCCTTCCTGCAGGAACGCCTCAAATAGCGGAATCTTGAGGGCCGCCGGCACGCTATCTCTCCCATGACCGACGAGGGCGGGACGCTTCCGGGCGCCGGCGACGACGACCCCCGCATCGTCTGTCACGTCGACATGGACTGTTTTTATGCTAGCTGTGAGCGGCTTCGGGAGCCCGAACTGCGGGGCGAACCGGTCGTCGTCGGGATGGGCTACGAATCCGGCGAGCCACACGGCGCCGTCGCCACCGCGAGCTACGAAGCACGCGCCTACGGGGTGGAGAGCGCCCAGCCCGTCTCACAGGCGCTCGAACGCCTTCCCCGAAAGACCGTGGCCCGCGAGGACCGCACCCTCGACCCCGCGGACGCGGGGTACTACCGACCGGTCGACCTGGACTACTACCGCGAAGTGGCGGACGAAATAAAGGCGATCCTCCACGAGTGTGCGGGCCGCGTGCGCGAGGTGAGCGTCGACGAGGCGTACCTCGACGTGACCGAACGAACGGCGTGGGACGTAGTGGACGGCCGCCCGCTCGCGGAGGGGTACGCCCGGTACGTCAAGGAGCGCATCGCCCGCGAGGTTGGCGTCCCGGCGAGCGTCGGCGTCGCGCCCACGATGAGCGCCGCGAAGGTGGCGAGCGACCACGACAAGCCGGACGGCCTCGTCGTCGTGGAACCGGGCACGGTGCGCGACTTCTTCGACCCCCTGCCGGTCGAGGCGGTCCACGGCGTCGGGCCGGTGACGGCGCGGGAACTGGGCGAGATGGGTATCGAGACGGCGGGTGACCTCTCGGCCGCGGACCCCACGGCGATCCGCGAGCGGTTCGGCGAGCGTGGGCGGACGTTCTACGACCGGGCACGCGGGAACGACGACCGGGCGGTGACGCCGACGGGTCGCCCCAAGAGCCTGTCCCGGGAGTCGGCGTTCACCGAGGCGACGGCCGACGCGGAGAGACAGCGCGAGACGGTGTCGGGGCTGGCGGCGGACGTGGCCGAACGCGCCGAGGGGAAGGGTGCGCTGTACCGCACCATCGGCATCAAGGTGGTGACGCCGCCGTACGACGTGCACACCCGCGAGCGGTCGCTTCCCGGACCAGTGGCCGACGCCGACCTGGTCCGGGAGGTGGCCGGCGACCTCCTCGCGGAGTTCGAGGGCGACACGATTCGGAAACTCGGCGTCCGGGTGTCGAACCTGCAGTTCGGAGCGGCGGCGCAGGCGCGGCTGGACGGCTGGGACGGGGACGATGCGCCGGCGGGGACGACGCCCGACCGGTCGCCGACCGACGGCCAGTCGTCGCTGGCGGACTTCGACGGGTGGGAGTAGGACGCCCGTCTGACGCGGAACTATGGGGAACGCGCGTCTCTCGAAAACCGATGACGGACACGGAGACGGAAACCATCACGGTCGCGGACGTGAGCGACGGTCCCGGTGGCGACGCCGACGCCGACCCGGGGACGCCGGTCTCGCTCCCGGTCGTGGAACTGCTCACCGGCCGGGGGTTCGTCACGGGGAAGTCCGGGTCGGGGAAGTCCAACACCGCGTCGGTGCTGGTCGAGAACCTCCTCGAAAACAACTTCCCGGTCCTCGTGGTCGACACCGACGGCGAGTACTACGGCCTGAAAGAGGAGTTCGAACTGCTACACGCGGGCGCCGACGACGAGTGTGACATCCAGGTCAGCCCGGAACACGCCGAGAAAATCGCGTCGCTGGCGCTGGAGGGGAACGTCCCCATCATCCTCGACGTGTCGGGCTACCTCGACGACGACGAGGCGAAGGAACTCCTACTGTCGGTCGCCCGCCACCTGTTCGCCAAGGAGAAGAAGCTCAAGAAGCCCTTCCTGATGCTCGTCGAGGAGGTCCACGAGTATATCCCCGAGGGCGGCGGCCTCGACGAGGCGGGGAAGATGCTGATCAAGATCGGCAAGCGGGGCCGGAAACACGGCCTCGGCATCGTCGGCATCAGCCAGCGACCCGCCGACGTAAAGAAGGACTTCATCACGCAGTGTGACTGGCTAGTGTGGCACCGCCTCACGTGGAACAACGACACGAACGTCGTGAGTCGGATCATCGACGCCGAACACGCCAACGCGGTCGAGGATCTCGGCGACGGCGAGGCGTTCCTGATGACCGACTGGAGCGAGTCGGTACGCCGGGTGCAGTTCCACCGCAAGCGGACCTTCGACGCGGGGGCGACGCCCGGCCTCGACGACTTCGAGCGCCCGGAACTCAAGTCGATCAGCGACGACCTCGTCTCGGACCTCCGCGAGATCAGCGACGAACAGGAGCGCCGCGAGAGCGAACTCGCCGACCTCCGACGGGAGGTAGAGAAGAAAGCACAGCGCATCCGCGAACTCGAAGCCGAACTGGAGGAGGCCCGCGACCTCTCGCGGATGGCCGACCGGTTCGCGCAGGCGATGTTGCAGAAAGCGGAGGCGCCGTACCGCGGCGGCGAGGGCCGCAACCTCGCCCGAGCGGGGACGGTAGCCGAGGACCAGGCCGAGCTACGCGAGTACGAGCCGGACGGCGACGGGACGAGCGCGCCGACGGACGACGGCGACGGCGACGGCGACGACCACCCCGACATCGAGCCGAACGAGTGGCCGACACCCGAAGCAGTGACGGGAGGCGACGGCGCCGAGGACGGGGAGAGAGCAGGGGACGCCACCCCCGCTCCCGGCGCCTCGAACGGCCAGACGGAAGTGACGTTCGGCGACGCCGCGGACGAGGACTCGGCGTCGTCGGTCGAGTCGGCGGCAGGGGCGGACGCGGAGGCGTCCACACCCGCCGGCCCCGAACCCGGCACGCGCGAGGGGGTCGTCGCCCGGTTGCGGGCCGACATCGACGAGTTGCCGGCCCTCTCGCGGCGGATGCTCGCACACTACCGCACGGCGGGGCCGGCCGAGCCGGTCGACGCCCACGTCGCCGCGGGCGGGACGCCGGAAGAGCCGATGGCGTACGGCCGAAACCGTCCCCTTCGGACGGCCGGTTTCGTCGAACACGTCGAGGAGGGGCAGTATCGGTACACGCTGCCGGACCGGGTGGCCGAGGCGTTCGACGGCCACCTCGACGGCGACGCCCTCGACGAGGTGGTCCGGGACGTGGAACGAGCGTTCGTCGACGGGGAGACGCTGGCGGCCGAGGCGACGGACGTACGTGCGGCGGACGAGCGCGACGAGGTGGAACTCGTCGACGACGACGTGGCCGGCGACGACGGGTTCGTCGACGAGGACGCGGTACTGGTCGAGGAGAGCGGCGGCGCGCCGGCGTCGGCGGACGACGCGACGCGCCGGCAGATGTCGTCGGGGGGCGAGCGGGGGAGCGACGATCCGAGCGCGCGAACCGACGCGGAGATCCTCTAGCCGCCCGCGGTCGGTTACGCCCCCGACACCAGGTCGTCGAGCGCCGCCCGCGGGTCGTCCGCCTTGGCGACGCCGCTGGCGAGAAGGACGCCGGCGGCGCCGAGGTCGGCGGCCGCGGCCAAGTCGTCGCCGGTCGAGACGCCGGCGCCGCAGTAGACGTCCACCTCGGGGTCGACGGCGCCCGCGGCGGCGACGGCACCCTCGACGATGCCGGGGTCCGCGGTGCTCACCGACACGTCGCCGCCGATGAGTTCGGGCGGTTCGACCGCGACGGCGTCGGGGCCGAGCGCGGCCGCCGCCGCGACCTGATCGGGGTTGTTGGCACAGACGACCGTCTCCAGGTCGGCGCGCTCGGCGGCGTCGAGGGCGCCGTCGACGTCGGCGAGCGTCAGGCGACGCTCGGAGTGGTTGAGGAGCGTCCCCGTCGCGCCGGCGGCGGCGGCGGCCTCGGCGAGGGTGTGGCCGGTGTGGCTGCCGTAAGAAATCGGGGCGACGTGCTGGGCCCACGTCTCGACGCCCGTCTCCGCGACGCGTTCGAGGTGGGCGGCCTGTGGGGCGACGGCGATTCGGACGCCGCTTTCCGCGGCCACGTCGTGGGCCGCCTCCGCGACGGCGACCGGATCACAGGGGTACGCCTTCAGGTTGACGAGAACGAACATGCTGTGGAGCGCGTGGCGTGAGATGAAAAAACGTGGCTATCCCTCCTCGATGGCCTCCGCGACGGCTTCGACCGTCTCGACGTCCACGCCGTACTCCTCGGCGAGCGACTGGGCGGCGGCGGGCGAGAGGGGCGAGCGGTCGTTCCCGCCGTGGTGGTCGTGGATCGGGTCGAGACGGCCGTCGCTCACCTCCAAGTTCACCGCGTCCCAGCGGGCGTAGTGGCCCATCGCGTCGAAGTACGCCTTGGTCGCGCGGCGTTCGGAGCGGTCGAACTCGGCGGTGAGGAGCGTCTCCTCCCCTATCGCCGGCCCGGCTTTCACGATACCGGCGGGGTTGACGAGCATGCTCCCACCGTTGCCGACGCCGAAGCCGATTTCCCCCGCCTCGAAGCCGTCGGGCACGTCGTCGCTCATGTAGGCCGAACAGGAGACGACGAACGACTGCGTCTCGAAGGCGTACTCGCGGACGGCGGGGTAGATGTCGCAGGTGTCGCGGGCCTCGGCCGAGGCGGCGCGGGTCTTGTCGCCGGGGTGGCCGTGTTGCTCCCAGAACCCCGGCCAGACGGCGGCGTGAATCTCCTCACCCTTCGCACAGAGCGCCGCCTTCGAGAGCGTCATGTGGTTCTCGTAGCAGACGAGGCCGCCGAGACGCCCCACGTCGGTGTCGTGGACGGCGAGGTGTTCGGGGTCGCCACGGCCCCAGATGGCCCGTTCGTCGTGGGTGGGCATGAGTTTCCGGTGACGACGTATTAAGTCGCCGGAGCGGTCGAAAAAGAACAGCGAGTTGTAGAGCGTCCCGCTACCCGGCCGGTCGTCCACCTCGTTGGTGCCGAGGACGAGATGCAGGTCGGCGTCGGCGACGGCCTCGCCGATGGTCGCGACGGCGTCGTCGTCGACGTGGAGGCTGTTTTCGGCGAGGTCGACCATCAGGTCGGTCCACCGGGCGATGGAGGTGCTCCGTCGCCAGTAGGGGTAGCCGGGGAAGTACGTCTCGGGAAAGACGAGCACGTCGACGCCCGCGTCGCCGGCGCGGTCGATCCACCGGCAGGTTTTGTCGAGGGTCGCCTCGGCGTCGTGATAAACCGGTTCGATCTGTGCGGCACCGAGGGTGAACGACTCGGCGACGTCGCGGTCGCGTGACATGGCGCCGGATTGACCGGCGACCGGTATAATCGTACGCCCTCATACGGTTGATTGTAAGTCAGTACCGGTGGGTCGCCGAGACGATCCGGCGACCCACCGGTGAACAGTTACAATAATCCGTATCAGTCCTTGCGCTTGACCACGTCGCCGAGGGTGGTCGTCGTCGACGACCCGCCGGACCACTCGGCGTCCTCGTCGCCGGCGCCCTCGGAGAGCGAGATGTCGAGTTTCCGTTCGAGTTTCGTCTGGACCTCGTCGCTCGGGAGGATGTCCCCGCGTTCGAGCTTGCGGATGAGGCTCGCCTTCTCGTTGAGTTCGTTCGCGAGGGCCTCCTGGCTCAGGCCGCGGTCCTCGCGGGCCGAGCGGATGCGGTCGTCGTAGTCGGCCGCGAGCTCCTCCATGTCGTCGAACATGTCGCGGCGACGGGTGGAGCCACTGGACGACCCGCCGGACGAGGACGAGGACGAGGACGAGGAGGACGAAGACGAAGACGAAGTAGAGTACTTGCTCGAGGACGAACTGCTCGACTCCGTTCGGACCTCGGTGCCGAAGTCGGTACAGCTGTCACAGAGTTCGAGTTCGGCCCCCTCGACTTTCGTCGTCGTGAGCGACGAACTCTCCGCACCACACATTTCACACTGGGGCATACCTGTCCGTAGCGGACGGCCGGGGATAAAAGGTGCGCCCGGGGGGTTACGACAGGTCGGCCCACGCGCCACGGAACCGCTGGAGCGCGGTGAAATGTCCGATAGCGGCGAAGAAGGCGAGCAGGTAGCCGACGGCCGAGAGGGAGAGCGGGCCGATCGGTCCCCCCACGACGGCGGCGACGATGGCGACGACGCCGATGAGCGCGAGACGGTCCGCACGGCCGACGAGGCCACCGTACTCCCGCCCGAGGCCGACGGCCTGGATCTGTGTGCCGAGATAGGAAGTCATGAGGACGCCGGTGACCGCGAGGAGGCCAAGGTCGTAGCGGGAGACGCCGGCCGCGAGGCCGACGACGAGGACGATGTCGGCGTAGCGATCCAGCACGTGATCCAGCAGGTCACCGCCGCGGGAGTCGGCGTTCTGGGTGCGCGCGAGGGCGCCGTCGAGCAGGTCCAGCCAGCCGTTCGCGAGGACGCAGGCCGCGCCGAGGACGTAGCCGACGGGCGTGGCGAGGTAGAAGCCGACGGCGGCGGCGACGGCGAACGCGAAGGCGAGGACGCTGATCCCGTCGGGGGTGAGGCCGATCCGGTCGGCCGTCGCGACCATCGGGTCGAGGACGAGTTCGGCCAGCGGCCGGAGGCGGTCGAGGGTCACAGGTAGTCGGTGAACTCCACGTCGCCAGCGCTGGGGCCGCGGTCGCCGGTGACCACGGCCTCGATGTCGGCGGCCACGTCGGCCGGCGTCCGGTCGGTGGTGTCGACTTCGTACACCGAATCGAGGCCGTGGCGCTCGACGGCCTCGGAGAGGATCACGTCGAGCGCTTCGCTCTCGGCGTTCTCGGTCGCCTTGGCCTCGTCGGCACCGCGCTCCCGAAGGCGACGTTCGAGGGTGTCGGGGCGACACCGGAGGACGACCACCCGGTCGGCGTCGAGGTGGTGGGCGAGGTGGGACTCGGCGACGCCCGACCAGTCGCCGACAGCCTCGCGGACGGCGTCGAGGTCGGCCACGAGCGAACCACGGCCCTCGTCGCGTTCGGACCAGAGGCCCGCCTCGCGGATCAGGTCGTTGAGGTGGATCACCGGACCGTCGAGCAGGGTCGTCGTCGTCGTCTTCCCGGTGCCGGGCGTGCCGGTGACGGCGACCCGAGGGCCGTCGCTCACACCCGTACCTCCTCGAGGACGTCGTTGATCGTCTCGACGGCGCGGGGCGTGCTCTCGCGGGTGCCACAGGAGACGCGGACGCAGTCGGGGAGGCCGAAACTGGAGCAGTCGCGGACGATGACGCCCCGGCGCTTCGTGGCCTCGGCGACGGCGGCGGCGTCGCCCACCTCCGCGAGGACGAAGTTGCCGCCGCTCTCCCAGGTGGGCGCGTCGAGGTTCTCGCGGAGGTGGGCACGCGCCCAGCGCGCCGTCTCGACCGTGCGTTCGAGATGGTCGTCGTCGTCGAGAGCGGCGAGGGCGGCCCGACACGCCAGTTCGTTCGCGGCGAAGGGCGTGTTGACGCGGGCGTACGCCGCCGCCCACGCCTCCGGGACGACGGTGTAGCCGACGCGAAGCCCCGCGAGGCCGTACGCCTTCGAGAACGTCCGCAGGACCGCGAGATTGTCGTGCTCGTCGGTGAGTGCGACCGACGACGGCGCCCGAGTGTACGCGCCGTACGCCTCGTCGACGACGACGAGGGTGTGTTCGTCGACGGATTCGGTCACCTCGACGATCGCCTCGCGGGAGAACTCGGCGCCGGTCGGGTTGTGCGGCGTCGTGAGATACACCATCCGCTCGCCGTCGTAGGCGTCGAGGACCGTCGCGGGCGTCTGTGCGAAGTCGTCCGCCTTCGACAGTTCGTAGGTCGTCACCTCGCCGTGGTGATACCGGGCGCTCATCGGGTAGTACGAGAAGCCGGGATCGGGCACCAGCATCCGGTCGCCGGGGTCGAGGCAGGCCCGCGAGAGATAGTCGATGGCGCCGTCGGCGCCGGGGGCGATCCACACCCGCTCGGGCGTCACCCCCCAGCGGTCGGCGACGGCTTCGCCGAGGTCGGTGTGTGAGGCCTTCGGGTAGACGTTGACCGTCGGTGCCGCCGCCCGGATGGCCTCGACGGCCGCCGGACTCGGCCCGTGCGGGTTCTCGTTCGACGAGAGTTTCGTGAGGTCGTCGGGGTCCAGCCCCAGTTCGCGGGCCACCTCTTCGGCGCCGCGACCGGGGACGTACGGCGAGAGATCGGAAAGGTCCCGTGGTTGCATAGTCGGAGGATGCGGACGCCGACGGTTAAGCGTGTTCGATCACTCACCGCCGGTGATGGCGTCGATGCCCTCGTGGGCCAGTTCGAGCGTCTCCGTCGCCGCCGCGGGACGGTCGGCGGCGAGTTCCGGTCCCGTCCACCGGGCGGGGGTCGCGTCGCGGCAGCGCCAGCCACGCGCTCGCTCGCCCGCGGCGTCGAGCAGGAACACCCGCACGTCGCGTCGCTCGACCCGGCCGGCCACCCAGTCGCGGAGCCAGTCCCAGAGCCGTCGGTCGTCGGTAATCCCCCGCCGGAGCGTGAGGGCGGGCGAGGCGGTTCGGCGGCGGGACGGGGACGGGACGGCGCCGAACGGACCACGCCAGTCGAGCCAGTCCACCTTCGCCGCGTCGTCGCTCCCGGGCTCCTCGGCCGGCCGCGCCTGCACGCACACCGATAGCCCACGCACCTCGGTGAAGCCGAGCGACGGTCGGTCGTCCCCGATGTCGACGTCGAAGCGGTGGCGTCGGTAGGGGTCGTCGCTCATCCCGCGTCGGGACGTTTCCGCGTCGGGGTCGGCCGTTCCTCGGGGCGGAACCGACGGATCGGGTTCCGCAGCCCCTCGCTCGGCTTCCGCGGCGTCGGCGAGTCGGTCTCGGGGCGCTCGTCCCTCCCCGCGCCGTCGGGTTCCGACCCCGTATCGACGCGGCGGAGTCCTTCGCACGCGATCTCCACCGCTTCGATGGCGACGGCCGAGCGCCCGGCGTCGAGCGTCGGCGCCGCGTACCGCGTCGGCCACGCGTTCCGGAGTTCCCACCGTGCGGCCGGCGCCCCCTCCTCGTCGAGGAGGACGACGGCGATGGAGCGACGCGCCTCGTCGACCCGTCCCTGTTCGACGAGCCGTCGCCACTCGTAGAGTTCGATGGCGTCGGTCGTGACGCCGTAGCGCAGTCCGAGCGCGCCGTACTCGTTCGAGCCGGCGAGTTTCCGCGGCGTCGGCGGGTCGTTGCCCTCGCGGTACTCGACGACGGTCGTCGAGGAGTCGGGGATTCGACACCGGCTGAACCCCGCCTTCGCCACCCCGTCGATTTCGAGGAGGAAGCGAGCCATCCGGAGCGGGCCGTGTCGGTCAGGCATCGGCCCGCCCCGGTCGGCCGGCGTTCCCGCCCGCTGTGCGTAGTGTGGTACCGTCTCTCATTTCGAGTGATCGAACACCTCCCACTCTCTTGAAACTTTGCGCGGGGGAGACGGTTCGCGGTGGTCGTCCGCCGTGCGCCGGGACGGTCGGCGAGCCGCCGGCACTGCCGCGCGAACCCCCGCCTCAGAGCCAGTCGTCGAGGCGGTCGGCCAGCCGACAGCTCAGGGCGGCGATGGTGAGCGTCGGGTTCATCGCGCCGCCGGTGGGGAAGACGCTGCTGCCGGCGATCCAGAGGTTGTCACAGTCGTGGGCGCGGCAGTCGGGGGCGACGACGCTCGATTCGGGGTCGGTTCCCATCCGGGTCGTGCCCATGTGGTGGTACGCCGGCCCCGTCGCATCGGGGCCGACGACCCAGTCTATCTCCGCGCCGAGTTCCTCGAGGATCGACCGCTGGACTTCGTTGGCCCGCTCGATGGCGGTTCGCGTCTCCGGCCCCAGCGACCAGTGGACGTCGGGCACGGGGTTGTCGTGGTCGTCCGTGGTCGAGCGATCGAGGGTGATGCGGTTCTCGGCGCGCGGGAACTGCTCGACGAGGCCGCCGACGGCGAGGTGGGTGCCGTAGGACTCCCGGAGGTCGTCGAGCAGGGAGTCGCCCCAGTCGTCGGCGTGGAGCGAGTCGATGACCGGGGAGGGACCGGCGTAGTTGAGGAACTCCAGTTTGACCCCTGGTAAGGGGTCCACTCCGTCGTAGAGGGCGTGACACTCGGTGGTGTTGAAGCCGACGTGGTTCTGTCGGGTCGGGCGGTCGATCCGGCCGCCGACGCCGGCGAAGCAGTGATCCATGAAGTAGCGCCCGACCAGGCCGGAGGAGTTGGCGAGGCCGTCGGGGTGGGCGTCGGAGTCGGAGAGCAGGAGGAGGCGGACGTTCTCGACGCCGCCGCACGCGAGGACGACGGCGTCGGCGTCCTGTCGGTGTTCCTCGCCGTCGGGCGTCGCGTAGACGGCGGCCTCGACGCGTCGCCCGGCGTCGTCGTGGGCGAGTCGCTGGACTGGCGCCCGGTCGATAACGCGGGCGCCCGCCGCCTCCGCGCGCGAGACGTGACGCTCCGCGGTGTATTTCGCGCCGGACGGACAGACGGGTTTACAGGTGCCGTAGCCGACGCAAGCCGAGGCGCCGTCCGCCGGTTCGGAGTTGCGGGCGTTCGGCACGGAGTGGGTGGGGAGGCCGAGCGACTCGCAGGCCTCGGCGAAGATGGCGTCGCTGTGTGAGGGCGGGAAAGCGGGGAGGGGGAACGGCTCCTCGCGGGGCGGGGCGAAGGGGTTGTCGTCGGCGCCGGCGACGCGCAACTCCCGTTCGGCCGCGGCGTAGTACGGGCGCAAGTCGGCGTAGTCGACGGGCCAGTCGGTGGCGACGCCGTGGCGGCTCCGGAGTTCGAAGTCGCGCTCGTGGAGGCGCATCACCATGCCCTGCCAGTGGAGCGTCGACCCGCCGACGCCTTTCACGCGGGCGGCGTTCAGCGGGTAGCCCCTCGGGCCGCTGGAGGTGTAAGCGTCGCGCTCGCCGCCCATGCCCCAGAGGCCGTCGAGACCGGGGCGGATGTGCGTGTCGAGCTGTTCGATCCGATCGTCGAGGTCGAACCGCGGGCCGGCGTCGAGGACGACGACGTCGTGACCCGCCTCCGCGAGGCGGGCGGCGACGATGGCGCCCGCGGGGCCGGCGCCGACGATGCAGACGTCGGCGTCCGGGTCGGGGGAGCGGTCCTCAACCATCCCCGTCCTCCATGGCGGCACGCTGGTAGCTCTCGGTGCCGCCGGGGTAGGCGACGGGGTTCTCGATGCCGACCAGTCGGCCGCCGGTCGGCGAGGCGTAGAAGGCATAGAGGAGTTCGTTCACGAGGTGGAAGCGAATCCGCTCGGAGAGGTAGCCGTCGGCGTCGGGGTCGGCCACGTCGACGCCGAGGTCACGGAGGAGGTCGTCGCGGGTCGATCGATCGAGGTCGGCGAGGGGGGCGTCGACCCAGTCCCGAGCCGTCGCGTCGAGGTCGGCGGCGACGGCGAGAACCTCGTCCCGGCGGTCGTCGGGGAGACCGGCGACGTACGTCTCGACGAAGGCGTCGACGCCCCCGGCGGCGGACGGGTACACCGTCTCCGCGACGGCGACGAGGGTCGTTAGGCCGTCGTCGGGGACGGGAGTGGCGTCGACTGTCGGTTCGTCGGAGGCGTCGGCGCCGTCCCCGTCGTCGAGAAACGCCGTGCCGGCGACGCCAGCGACACCCGTCGCGGCCAAGGCCGCCAGCGCGTCCCGTCGGCTCAGATCCATCGGGCGCGGATTAGGCAGGCCTAAATTTATGACTTGCCCTCTCGGGGCGCGACACCGGTGGGGCGGCGTTTGGGTGGGTTCGGCCTCTCCGTCGATTCTCGCCCGTCCGTCGCGGCGAGCGTCGACGACGGTCGTCGGTCAGTCCTGTTCGACGGTGAACGAGAGGGTTTCGACGCCCTCGACCTCCACCTCGACGTCGTCGCCGTCTTCGAGGCCGCCGACGCCGGAGGGCGTCCCCGTCGAGATGACGTCGCCGGGTTCGAGCGTCATGTACGTGGAGATTTCCTCGATCAGTTGGGGCACGGAGAAGATGAGCTGCGTGATGTCGGAGGACTGCTTCTCGTCGCCGTTGACACGAAGGCTGATCGCGGCGTCGTCGGGCAGGTGATCGGGGTCGGCGACGACCGGTCCCATCGGGGCGCCGCCGTCGAAGGCCTTACCGCGGACCCAGTTCTGCTCCTGACGCTGGTCGTCGCGGTTCGAGATGTCACAGACGACCGTGTAGCCGGCGATCACGTCCTCGGCGTCGGCGGCGTCGACGTTCCGGCACTGCTCGCCGACGACGACGCCGAGTTCGGCCTCCCAGTCGACCTGCTCTTTCCCCGCGGGGAGGGTGACGGTGTCGCCGTGGGCAGCGACGGTGTTGGGGGGCTTGAGGAAGAGCATGGGGCGGTCGGGGATGTCCATACCCGTCTCCTCGGCGTGGTCGGCGTAGTTGAGGCCGATACAGACGATTTTCGACGGCTCGCACGGTGCGAGGACGTCCACCTCGTCGGGGTCGTAGGTGGAATCGGCGAAGCTGACGGCGTCGCCGTGCCACTCGCCGGTCCGTACCATGCCTGCGGGATCGCGGAATCTGACGCGTCGCATGCGGATTGCGTTATTCGCGGACGGAATAAGCCTTCCTCGTCGGTGCGGGTGCCGTCGGTCACACGACGATCCTAAAGATTGATGTTGGTATCCGGACAACTCCCGGGCGGACTATGGAACTCACCTGGCACGGCCACTCCACGTGGCACGTTTCGGTCGACGACACCTCGCTGTTGATCGACCCGTTCTTCGACAACCCGTTCACGGCGGTCGATCCCGC from Haloplanus salinus encodes:
- a CDS encoding phage tail protein, encoding MSDDPYRRHRFDVDIGDDRPSLGFTEVRGLSVCVQARPAEEPGSDDAAKVDWLDWRGPFGAVPSPSRRRTASPALTLRRGITDDRRLWDWLRDWVAGRVERRDVRVFLLDAAGERARGWRCRDATPARWTGPELAADRPAAATETLELAHEGIDAITGGE
- a CDS encoding gluconate 2-dehydrogenase subunit 3 family protein, which translates into the protein MDLSRRDALAALAATGVAGVAGTAFLDDGDGADASDEPTVDATPVPDDGLTTLVAVAETVYPSAAGGVDAFVETYVAGLPDDRRDEVLAVAADLDATARDWVDAPLADLDRSTRDDLLRDLGVDVADPDADGYLSERIRFHLVNELLYAFYASPTGGRLVGIENPVAYPGGTESYQRAAMEDGDG
- a CDS encoding GMC family oxidoreductase → MVEDRSPDPDADVCIVGAGPAGAIVAARLAEAGHDVVVLDAGPRFDLDDRIEQLDTHIRPGLDGLWGMGGERDAYTSSGPRGYPLNAARVKGVGGSTLHWQGMVMRLHERDFELRSRHGVATDWPVDYADLRPYYAAAERELRVAGADDNPFAPPREEPFPLPAFPPSHSDAIFAEACESLGLPTHSVPNARNSEPADGASACVGYGTCKPVCPSGAKYTAERHVSRAEAAGARVIDRAPVQRLAHDDAGRRVEAAVYATPDGEEHRQDADAVVLACGGVENVRLLLLSDSDAHPDGLANSSGLVGRYFMDHCFAGVGGRIDRPTRQNHVGFNTTECHALYDGVDPLPGVKLEFLNYAGPSPVIDSLHADDWGDSLLDDLRESYGTHLAVGGLVEQFPRAENRITLDRSTTDDHDNPVPDVHWSLGPETRTAIERANEVQRSILEELGAEIDWVVGPDATGPAYHHMGTTRMGTDPESSVVAPDCRAHDCDNLWIAGSSVFPTGGAMNPTLTIAALSCRLADRLDDWL
- a CDS encoding phage tail protein, which encodes MPDRHGPLRMARFLLEIDGVAKAGFSRCRIPDSSTTVVEYREGNDPPTPRKLAGSNEYGALGLRYGVTTDAIELYEWRRLVEQGRVDEARRSIAVVLLDEEGAPAARWELRNAWPTRYAAPTLDAGRSAVAIEAVEIACEGLRRVDTGSEPDGAGRDERPETDSPTPRKPSEGLRNPIRRFRPEERPTPTRKRPDAG
- the hisC gene encoding histidinol-phosphate transaminase, translated to MQPRDLSDLSPYVPGRGAEEVARELGLDPDDLTKLSSNENPHGPSPAAVEAIRAAAPTVNVYPKASHTDLGEAVADRWGVTPERVWIAPGADGAIDYLSRACLDPGDRMLVPDPGFSYYPMSARYHHGEVTTYELSKADDFAQTPATVLDAYDGERMVYLTTPHNPTGAEFSREAIVEVTESVDEHTLVVVDEAYGAYTRAPSSVALTDEHDNLAVLRTFSKAYGLAGLRVGYTVVPEAWAAAYARVNTPFAANELACRAALAALDDDDHLERTVETARWARAHLRENLDAPTWESGGNFVLAEVGDAAAVAEATKRRGVIVRDCSSFGLPDCVRVSCGTRESTPRAVETINDVLEEVRV
- a CDS encoding fumarylacetoacetate hydrolase family protein, yielding MRRVRFRDPAGMVRTGEWHGDAVSFADSTYDPDEVDVLAPCEPSKIVCIGLNYADHAEETGMDIPDRPMLFLKPPNTVAAHGDTVTLPAGKEQVDWEAELGVVVGEQCRNVDAADAEDVIAGYTVVCDISNRDDQRQEQNWVRGKAFDGGAPMGPVVADPDHLPDDAAISLRVNGDEKQSSDITQLIFSVPQLIEEISTYMTLEPGDVISTGTPSGVGGLEDGDDVEVEVEGVETLSFTVEQD